Proteins encoded by one window of Bacillus anthracis str. Vollum:
- a CDS encoding DUF5512 family protein, producing MCKRFKFLLAVSALFISITVVLAGCGGSSVPYKKDDTYKDSKDNFITITAENEWRVKGSQNSEANYKVESTEYKGDSHSVVAISVKEKINGSDPLLVVNDYHYYILSPRENGFSLTPIGTSHPNSAQWKEFQEGFKGANDKEEFLKKEVANVNKQNIFKKTN from the coding sequence ATGTGTAAAAGGTTTAAGTTTTTATTGGCTGTATCGGCTTTATTCATATCTATAACAGTAGTACTGGCAGGGTGTGGAGGTTCTTCAGTCCCTTATAAAAAAGATGATACGTATAAGGATAGTAAAGATAACTTCATTACTATTACTGCTGAAAATGAATGGAGAGTTAAAGGTAGTCAAAATAGTGAAGCTAATTATAAGGTTGAGTCAACAGAATATAAAGGTGATTCGCATTCAGTAGTGGCAATCTCTGTAAAAGAAAAAATAAATGGTAGTGATCCATTACTTGTTGTAAATGACTATCACTATTATATTTTGTCTCCAAGAGAAAATGGATTCTCATTAACACCGATCGGTACATCACATCCTAATAGTGCTCAATGGAAAGAATTCCAAGAGGGATTCAAGGGTGCAAATGACAAAGAGGAATTCTTGAAAAAAGAAGTAGCAAACGTTAATAAACAAAATATATTTAAGAAAACAAATTAA